One stretch of Marinobacterium iners DNA includes these proteins:
- the znuB gene encoding zinc ABC transporter permease subunit ZnuB, which produces MADFLILALAGGIGIAALAGPLGAFVVWRRMAYFGDTLAHSALMGIALGFLFDINLNLAVVACCVLLAVLLVSLQRQHLVATDTLLGIMAHSALSLGLVAVALLDNVRIDLMEYLFGDLLAIAPADLGWIYGGGAVVLLLLWRLWNPLLAITINEELAQVEGVPVARVRLGLMLLIAVVIAVAMKLVGILLITSLLIIPAAAARRLANTPEQMALFASLLGMLAVVGGISASWFWDTPAGPSVVVTALVEFLILYSLPMRSLQGR; this is translated from the coding sequence GTGGCTGATTTTCTTATCCTGGCGCTGGCTGGCGGCATCGGCATTGCGGCACTGGCGGGCCCGCTGGGTGCCTTTGTGGTATGGCGTCGCATGGCCTATTTTGGCGATACACTGGCGCACTCGGCCCTGATGGGTATCGCGCTGGGATTCCTGTTTGATATCAACCTGAATCTGGCAGTGGTCGCCTGCTGTGTGCTGCTGGCGGTACTGCTGGTATCACTGCAGCGCCAGCATCTGGTGGCCACCGATACCCTGCTGGGCATCATGGCCCACAGTGCCCTGTCACTGGGTCTGGTCGCGGTTGCCCTGCTGGATAACGTGCGCATCGATCTGATGGAGTATCTGTTCGGTGACCTGCTGGCGATCGCACCGGCTGATCTCGGCTGGATTTACGGCGGTGGTGCTGTCGTATTGCTGCTGCTGTGGCGGTTGTGGAATCCGCTTTTGGCGATCACGATCAATGAAGAACTGGCACAGGTGGAGGGCGTTCCGGTGGCACGGGTGCGCTTGGGCCTGATGCTGCTGATTGCAGTGGTGATCGCGGTTGCCATGAAACTGGTGGGCATCCTGTTGATCACTTCACTGTTGATCATTCCGGCGGCAGCGGCTCGGCGCCTGGCCAATACTCCTGAACAGATGGCGCTGTTCGCATCACTGCTGGGCATGTTGGCGGTGGTCGGAGGAATCAGTGCTTCCTGGTTCTGGGATACGCCCGCCGGGCCATCGGTGGTGGTCACGGCGCTGGTCGAGTTTCTGATTCTGTATTCACTGCCGATGCGCTCGCTGCAGGGCAGATGA
- the znuC gene encoding zinc ABC transporter ATP-binding protein ZnuC: MAEHGPDLVKLDQVSVQFNRQPALQNISLHLHDNCITTLIGPNGAGKTTLVRVILGLIKPSSGNVWQKPQLKIGYMPQKLHIDRTLPLSVERFLNIPRPVDQALMLKALEDVGAAYLLKHSIHNLSGGETQRVLLARALLRDPELLVLDEPVQGVDLNGQLELYKLIADIRKQRKCGVLMISHDLHLVMASTDHVVCLNHHICCSGNPEYVSNDPSFLELFGPAQASALALYNHHHGHRHDAHGDIIVDHPQPDKCSEHNCG, from the coding sequence ATGGCTGAACACGGACCAGACCTGGTCAAGCTTGATCAGGTCAGCGTACAGTTCAATCGCCAACCGGCACTGCAGAATATCAGCCTGCATCTGCATGATAACTGCATCACAACACTGATCGGCCCCAACGGGGCGGGCAAGACCACGCTGGTACGAGTCATCCTGGGCCTGATCAAACCTTCAAGTGGCAATGTTTGGCAAAAACCACAGCTCAAGATCGGCTATATGCCACAGAAACTGCATATCGACCGTACCTTGCCTCTGTCGGTCGAGCGTTTCCTCAATATCCCGAGACCGGTTGATCAGGCTCTGATGCTCAAGGCGCTGGAAGATGTCGGCGCAGCCTATCTGCTTAAACATTCCATTCACAATCTTTCCGGAGGCGAGACCCAGCGAGTACTGCTGGCACGCGCGCTGCTGCGTGACCCCGAGTTGCTGGTGTTGGATGAGCCGGTACAGGGGGTGGATCTGAATGGTCAGCTGGAACTGTACAAACTGATTGCCGATATTCGCAAACAACGCAAGTGCGGTGTACTGATGATCTCCCATGATCTGCATCTGGTAATGGCATCCACTGACCATGTGGTCTGCCTCAATCATCATATCTGTTGCTCCGGCAACCCCGAGTACGTCAGCAACGACCCGTCATTTTTGGAGCTGTTTGGTCCGGCACAGGCCAGTGCGCTGGCACTCTACAACCATCACCATGGCCACAGGCATGATGCCCACGGTGATATCATCGTCGACCACCCACAACCTGATAAATGTAGCGAGCATAACTGTGGCTGA
- a CDS encoding Fur family transcriptional regulator: MTTDSLAFAADHNHQHCIDQALTLARQICRERRQRLTPIRELVLKLIWQSHQPLGAYELLPALAEAGFNSAPPTVYRALEFLQQQGLVHRIASLNAFVGCPHPEHPHQGSFLICRRCRSTSELDSASIHAALEQSAAALGFQVEQETVEVTGLCPNCQRQEHSHG; encoded by the coding sequence ATGACGACTGACTCGCTCGCCTTCGCGGCCGATCACAATCACCAGCACTGCATCGATCAGGCACTTACACTCGCTCGGCAGATTTGCCGCGAGCGTCGCCAGCGTCTGACTCCGATCCGTGAACTGGTATTGAAGCTGATCTGGCAGAGCCACCAGCCACTGGGGGCGTACGAGCTGCTGCCGGCACTGGCCGAGGCAGGCTTCAACTCGGCCCCGCCCACGGTATATCGGGCGCTGGAGTTTCTGCAGCAGCAGGGGCTGGTCCATCGGATTGCATCACTGAACGCCTTTGTTGGCTGCCCTCACCCGGAACATCCACATCAGGGCAGCTTCCTCATCTGTCGGCGCTGCCGCTCGACCTCCGAGCTGGACTCAGCCTCGATTCATGCTGCACTTGAACAAAGTGCAGCTGCGCTTGGGTTCCAGGTCGAGCAGGAAACCGTCGAAGTCACCGGTCTTTGTCCCAATTGCCAGCGGCAGGAGCATTCACATGGCTGA
- the znuA gene encoding zinc ABC transporter substrate-binding protein ZnuA, giving the protein MLHNSARPLRTLTLLSALALAPVAQASEVVTSIKPLQLITAALTEGVTSPEVLLPAEGSPHHYALKPSDMRKLTDAKVVIWVGPGLEQFMVRPLARTDAEIVTLRPDLEAHLHQEAEPSDHDHGHDGHHDEHEQEHESHAADEHAEEHHDHGAGNDPHIWLDPMNGLEIAQQLLPALQQALPQHSVQLQQNYEAFASALQQKERAIAEELAPYRDAGFFVFHDAYSGFVEHYGLKQLGYFTVDPARKPGARHLAQIRQQLEAASAVCVFSEPQFTSAVVDAIISGLPVSKGELDPLARSIDVSADGYLDYLQSMSDSFRSCLAKKAD; this is encoded by the coding sequence ATGCTGCACAATTCTGCCCGCCCCCTGCGGACACTGACTCTGCTTTCTGCCCTGGCACTGGCGCCCGTGGCTCAAGCATCCGAGGTTGTCACCAGTATCAAGCCACTGCAGTTGATCACCGCCGCTCTGACCGAAGGTGTAACCAGCCCGGAGGTGTTGCTGCCGGCAGAGGGTTCACCCCACCATTACGCCCTCAAGCCCTCAGACATGCGTAAACTGACGGATGCGAAAGTCGTGATCTGGGTTGGCCCCGGACTGGAGCAGTTCATGGTGCGACCACTGGCGCGCACCGATGCAGAGATTGTAACACTGCGTCCCGATCTTGAGGCGCACCTGCATCAGGAGGCTGAGCCCTCCGATCATGATCACGGCCATGACGGCCATCATGATGAGCACGAACAGGAACACGAAAGCCATGCGGCAGATGAGCATGCCGAGGAGCACCACGATCATGGTGCCGGCAATGATCCACACATCTGGCTGGATCCGATGAATGGACTGGAGATTGCACAGCAGTTACTGCCGGCACTGCAACAGGCACTGCCTCAGCACTCGGTACAATTGCAGCAGAACTATGAAGCCTTTGCCAGTGCACTGCAGCAAAAGGAGCGCGCCATTGCCGAAGAGCTGGCTCCCTATCGTGATGCGGGGTTCTTTGTATTCCACGATGCGTATTCAGGCTTTGTTGAACACTATGGACTGAAACAGCTGGGTTACTTCACGGTTGATCCTGCCCGCAAGCCCGGCGCACGCCACCTGGCCCAGATCAGGCAGCAGCTTGAAGCGGCCAGCGCGGTCTGTGTATTCAGCGAACCCCAGTTTACCAGCGCGGTGGTGGACGCAATTATCAGCGGCTTGCCGGTTTCCAAAGGTGAGCTTGACCCGCTGGCGCGTTCGATTGACGTCAGCGCGGATGGTTATCTGGATTATCTGCAGAGCATGAGTGACAGCTTTCGCAGTTGCCTGGCAAAAAAAGCGGATTAA
- a CDS encoding DUF6844 domain-containing protein encodes MKKLFIQTGLALAITTAMTPMVLAQETPATITAETPTTLSDQDADAVAVQIANSAAPEVLDPGLKLEQLIEDFEYSDAGQAFRSRPGMFYTTATAWVMGTPESRDWGNARVMAYKEALLKAQAKYIESLGVSIMAESMTKLYKDPTQMPQFSPEELRAPNKLLEMLDKAVAVTGGKLDNELRELGIDPEEFSAAPREKRAVLFERSVSERTVTRARQSLTGVIPVKSWEAYDENGNHAVAVAIVASERFRQFVYDVTHSKGDLAPDPSKALSMPLIDMLRKDRGALVNDFGIRRMYDEHGYPVLVSFGQSSNPYRGSEAQRRADERELSYAAARSDAYANFAYLFNSTGSSEQSTGRSMKRQTLGLVRAEGRDVTESEQETMEFVQTMDQEISARGSVSNLPGTRELFRWTASHPMHGHEINGVVYLWHPLAEQNARQLRDFKPTRNNQSGQAKADERPTNQAGTSQSRNLMSADDF; translated from the coding sequence ATGAAAAAGCTATTCATACAGACCGGGCTGGCACTGGCCATCACAACCGCCATGACACCGATGGTGCTCGCACAGGAAACACCGGCCACCATCACAGCTGAAACCCCTACTACTCTGAGTGATCAGGATGCCGACGCTGTTGCGGTTCAAATCGCCAACAGTGCCGCGCCTGAAGTGCTGGACCCGGGCCTGAAGCTTGAGCAGCTGATCGAGGACTTCGAATACTCCGATGCCGGTCAGGCGTTTCGCAGCCGCCCCGGCATGTTCTACACCACCGCCACTGCCTGGGTGATGGGAACACCGGAAAGCCGTGACTGGGGCAACGCCCGTGTGATGGCTTACAAGGAAGCTCTGCTGAAGGCTCAGGCCAAATACATTGAGTCACTGGGTGTCAGCATCATGGCCGAGAGCATGACCAAGCTCTACAAGGACCCGACCCAGATGCCGCAGTTCTCGCCGGAAGAGCTGCGTGCACCCAACAAGCTGCTGGAAATGCTCGACAAGGCCGTCGCCGTCACCGGCGGCAAGCTGGACAACGAGCTGCGCGAGCTGGGTATTGATCCTGAAGAATTCAGTGCCGCTCCCCGTGAGAAAAGGGCCGTTCTGTTTGAGCGTTCAGTCAGTGAACGGACTGTCACACGTGCGCGCCAGAGCCTGACCGGCGTGATTCCAGTGAAGAGCTGGGAAGCCTATGATGAAAACGGCAATCATGCCGTTGCGGTCGCCATTGTTGCCTCCGAGCGCTTCCGTCAGTTTGTATATGACGTTACCCACAGCAAGGGGGATCTGGCGCCGGACCCATCCAAGGCGCTTTCGATGCCGCTGATCGACATGCTGCGCAAGGATCGTGGCGCGCTGGTGAACGACTTCGGCATCCGTCGCATGTATGACGAGCACGGCTATCCGGTGCTGGTTTCCTTTGGCCAATCCAGTAACCCTTACCGTGGCTCGGAAGCTCAACGCCGTGCAGATGAGCGGGAACTGTCCTATGCCGCCGCGCGCTCCGATGCATACGCCAACTTTGCCTACCTGTTCAACTCCACCGGCTCATCAGAGCAAAGCACCGGGCGCAGCATGAAGCGCCAAACACTGGGGCTGGTGCGGGCGGAGGGCCGTGACGTGACCGAGTCCGAGCAGGAGACCATGGAGTTCGTACAGACCATGGACCAGGAAATCAGCGCCCGCGGCAGCGTTTCCAATCTGCCGGGAACCCGAGAGCTGTTCCGCTGGACTGCCAGCCACCCGATGCACGGTCATGAAATCAACGGCGTCGTGTATCTCTGGCACCCGCTGGCAGAGCAGAATGCGCGCCAGCTGCGTGATTTCAAACCCACACGCAACAACCAGTCAGGTCAGGCCAAGGCCGATGAGCGTCCCACCAACCAGGCCGGTACCAGCCAGAGCCGCAACCTGATGTCGGCTGACGACTTCTGA
- the lpoB gene encoding penicillin-binding protein activator LpoB: MSHPKRNALIKALGLTLVLGVAAGCTPQTQLLPSGSANEPITMGLSGSDFEQAASDAVQSMLSSGSVDRNDGKKHIMVVSTVLNDTMQRIDTDQLVKKIRVDLLRSGKVLTTTAIGLNGAEDKMTQAYSELSQSRKIDRSTLVQQRLTAPNMSLSGKIIQRNNRVDRNKQLVEYYFQLTLTDLANGLAVWEGETPIRKLGSAKGTSW; encoded by the coding sequence ATGAGCCATCCGAAACGCAATGCGCTGATCAAGGCACTGGGCCTGACGCTGGTACTGGGCGTCGCCGCCGGCTGTACACCGCAGACGCAGCTGCTGCCATCCGGCAGTGCCAACGAACCGATCACCATGGGACTCAGTGGCAGTGACTTTGAACAGGCCGCCTCTGACGCCGTCCAGTCCATGCTCAGTTCCGGCTCGGTTGATCGCAATGATGGCAAAAAGCACATCATGGTGGTATCCACCGTTCTCAACGACACCATGCAGCGCATCGATACCGATCAGCTGGTGAAGAAGATCCGTGTTGACCTGCTGCGCAGCGGCAAGGTGCTGACCACCACCGCCATCGGCCTCAACGGTGCCGAAGACAAGATGACCCAGGCCTATTCCGAGCTGAGCCAGTCACGCAAGATCGACCGCAGCACTCTGGTGCAGCAGCGACTGACCGCCCCCAACATGAGTCTCTCCGGCAAGATCATCCAGCGCAATAACCGCGTTGATCGTAACAAGCAGCTGGTCGAATATTACTTCCAGCTGACCCTGACCGATCTGGCCAACGGCCTGGCGGTATGGGAAGGCGAAACCCCGATCCGCAAGCTTGGCAGCGCAAAGGGCACTTCCTGGTAA